The following is a genomic window from Opitutus sp. GAS368.
CATTATCACCTATCGATAGCCGGCGGTGGACGGCTTCCTTGCCGGGCGGGAACCGCCCGGCAAACTTTGCGTTGCGCGCAGGCTGACAGGCGAGCAGCTACCTAGCCATGAACATTCGTGATATTGCGCGCCACGCCGGTCTCTCGAAATCCGCCGTGTCGCTGGCGTTGCGCGATCATCCGAGCATTCCGGGTAAGACCCGGGCAAAAATCAAGGCACTCGCCAAGAAGCTCGGATATCAGCCGGACCCGACTGTGGCCAAAGTGATGGGGGCGATTGCACGCCACGACACCTCCGATGTCACTGCGCCGATTGTTGTGCTTTCGGACTGGCCGACGCCCAAGCACTGGCTGAATGCCGGTCATGGGTTGCGGCGATTTTATCGTGGATTGAACGACCGGGCAAAAGAACTGGGTTACCGGCTGGAAGAGATCTGGCTCCGGGCACCCGGGATGACGCCGCGGCGCGTCGAGCAAATATTGGCCGCCCGGGGGACGGAGGGTATTGTCGTTTTGAATTATCCTGAAGCGCCCGCTCGCTTGCAGCTGGATTTGTCCCCCTACGCTTGTGTCGTCATCGGTCGAGCTTTGGTGCAGCCCCGGCTTTATGCCGTGGATCACGATCACCACCAGGGGTTGTTTGAATGTCTCACCCAGGTGAGGCAACGCGGCTACAAGCGACCGGGCTTGGTCCTGACCAATGACGCCAATGAGCGGACAATGCATTGCTGGGCGGCCGCTTATCACTTCTTCCTCAGTGAGATTCCGAAGAAAGATCGCATTCCCTTTCTGTTGCTACCCGGATCGACCTCCCAGTCCCTGAAGCGCTGGATCAAGGCCTATCGTCCTGATGTGATTCTGTCGGCGGATTTCACCATCCTGAAGGCGCTGGAGGGCGTTGGCCTGCAGGTGCCAAAGGATGTCGGCCTCGCGGTGCTCTTTTGGCGCGAGGAGAATCACTTTGTGGCGGGCATTGATACCCAGGACGAGGCTCAATCCGGCCGAGCCATTGACCTGTTGATTGAGCAGATGCGGCGCAACCAACACGGGATACTTCATAGGCCGGAAACAATACTCTTCGACGGGACCTGGAAGGACGGCGCCAGTTTGCCGTTGGCCCCGGCCTCGGCGCGCGGACAACCGGTGACGGGCAGTCTGGCGCGAGGTGCATGAGCGGGCAAGGCGTGGTAGGACCTGGAACCAGCATGGACCACCCGATCAATGGACAGTCCAGTGGCGAAGACGTTGTGCCGGGCGGGCCGGGGAATATCGCTGACAGCCGCACCCCAAAGCACACCCCAGTCTCGAGGAATATGCCGGCCCCGGCCGGTTTTTCATCCAGACAAGATGTGCCGCGGTGTGCCTCTGAAACCCCGTCACCCATGAATTCCACCCCCAAGCATTACCTTCCCCTGTCGCGGCTGCTTATTATTTTGACCGCAGTCGCTCTTGCCCCCCTGGCCCGCGCACAAACGGACACCACTTCCACCCCGTCGAAGAAAGCGACGCAGGATGACATCATCACGCTCACGCCCTTCACGGTTCGCGGTGATTCCGCGGCCGACGGCTACCGGGTGGATTCGACGACGACCGGCGCGAAGATCAACACGCCGCTGAACGAGCTGCCGATCACCATCAACGTGCTGAACCGGGAGTTCCTGACCGACATGAATGTCTACAAGGTGCAGGACGCCACGGCGTATGTGGCGGGCGTGACCAATGCGAACCGCAATGAGAACGACACGGAGACCTACACGATCCGCGGCTTCCAGAGTTCGTCCCCGCTCCGCAACGGCATCGCCTTCAATTCGATCACCGATATCTCGAACATCGAGCGGGTCGAGGTCGCCAAAGGCCCGGCCGCGATTCTCTACGGCGTGGTCGAGCCGGGTGGCGTGGTAAATTACACCACCAAGCGCCCGCTGGCGAACTATGCGGCCACCATCGAGGAGACAGTCGGAAGCTATTCGCTCTACCGCACTGATTTCGATTTCAACGTGCCGCTGAACGACAGCAAGACGCTCCTCTTCCGGGTGCCAGGCGCCTACTCTGACAAGGATACCTCGCAGAAATACGAGAAGTCGAAGACGTTTTTCATCAATCCGGTCCTGACGTGGAAGCTCACCCCCAAGACCCTGGTGACCTTCGACTACTCCTACAAAAAGGAGACGGGCAACTTCGCCCGCGGCGGCATCATCGGCGCGCTGCAGCCCAATGCGAATTTCCCCCAGGCGGTGAGCATTTTCAATGTGCCGGGTTTCGGCGAGGAATACGGCACCTCCTTCCCGGGCGGGCACCTGTATAACCAGCATAGCTACGGTGAAATCCGGGTGGAGCAGATCATCGACAGCCACATCACCCTGCAGGGCATCTTCAGCCAGGACCAGTTTCACTTCGACGACGTCTCGGCCTTCCTCAACACCTTCCGGACGCCGGCGGCGGCGAATGTCTCCCTGCCCACCTCGGCGACGCAGCTCACGTCGCAATTCTTCCCATTTGACGAACGGTATCGCACGAAGTCCCGCTATTACGAGATCAACGCGCTCCTGCGTTACGACCTGGGCAAGGTTCACACCACCACCCTGCTGGGCGTTTCGGGCACCCGCATGGTCGAGTCCGAGGGCGCCTTCTACATCACACCCGGGCCGTTCCCCTTCACGGTGGATCCGAGCCAGCCGGACGCGGTGCGTTTCGCCGCGATGCCCGCCGACACGAGCAACTTCGTCAAATGGTTCGATTATTCGCTCGGCGCCACGACCCCGGGTTTTGGCCGCGCCAACCTGTTTGTCACCGAGCAAATCGGCGCCCTGGACAACAAGCTGCACCTGATGGGCGGCATCCGCCGCCAGAGTTATGCCGACGTGAATGTCACCAAGACGCTGCCGCAAATCGGCGGGATCTACGAGGTGACCCATGGGCTCTCGTTCTACGCGACCTATTCCGGCACGGACAAATCCAACGGCCTGCGCGCCAGCGACCAGGCGGTCCGCCCACTCGAGACCAGCAAGGGTTATGACTTCGGCTTCAAGCTGGACCTGCTCGACTCGAAACTGACGGGCTCGATCGCCTACTTCGACATCAAGAAGACGAACGTGAAGATCACCAACCCCGGCGGCTTCATCGACCAGACGACCGGCCAGATTCTTCCCGGCGCGGACAACGTGCTCATCGCCGGCGAGGCGGAGGCGAAGGGGGTTGAAGTGGATCTGCAGGCGAGGCCGGTCAAGGGACTCCAGCTCGGCCTGGGTTACGCCCACACCGACGCGAAGGACACCAAGGACACCGATCCAGCCCTGCAGGGCTCAACTTTCCCCGGCGTGGTGAAGGACGCGCTCGTATTCTTTGGCAAATTCCGGGTCGAGGGGGGCGTGCTGGCCAACCTGGATGTCGGCGCGGGCATGCAATACAACTTTGGGACGGTCCATTATGACGCGATCACGAACCCATTTTACGGCATCGCGACCCACGGGAACACAAAGAACATCCATGTCTTCGCGCACTACCCGATCGTATGGGATAAGCACCGGGTCACCTTGGGTCTCGCGGTGAACAACCTGACCGACGACCGCTATTTCGTCCGGTCCCTGGAGCTTTCCGACGCGCGGCAGGTTCTCTTCTCTGCCGAAGTAAAGTTCTGATCTGAACCGGCGTCATCCGCACATCACCCGCAGAGGAACCCCTCTGCGGGAATCTTTTCTAGACGGCACGGCAAGCAGCCACGCTGACAGACACCTGTTCCATGAGTCAAAAATACGAGATCGGAGTCTACTACTTTCCCGGTTATCACGCCGATCAACGGGTGTCCGACTGGCACGGGCCCGGCTGGACGGAGTGGAAATTGCTTCGGGCCGCCAAACCGCGCTTCAAGGGACATCAGCAGCCGAAGGTCCCGCTGTGGGGTTATGAAAATGAGTCATTGCCGGCGGCGATGAAGAAGAAGGCGGACATGGCTTCACGCCATGGCATCAATCATTTCATCTTCGATTGGTATCACTACGGCGGGCGCCCCTTTCTGAATGGCGCGCTGGATGATGGTTTTCTCGGGATCAAGGGCGGACCCGCGATCAAGTTCGCGCTGATGTGGGCCAACCATGACTGGCTCAACATCCAGCCCGCGTCACTGAACGGAGAAAACCCATTGCTGCTGTCCGGGTTGGTCGGCCGCAAAGATTTCGATCGAATCGCGGCCCATGTGATCGAGAAATATTTCAGCTCGCCGCACTATTGGACAATTGCGGGGTGCCCCTATTTCTCAATTTACGACCTGCCAAACCTGATCAAGGGGCTGGGCGGAGTCGCCCGCCTGAAGGAAGCGCTGCGTTCCTTTCGCCGGCGGGTCGAGCGGGCGGGGTTCCCCGGGCTGCATCTCAATCTGGTCCATTGGCAGAATACGATTGTCGGCAGCCGGAACGGCCTGGCGAGACCGGAGGAGACAATTCACCGCCTCGAATTCGACAGTGTCTCATCCTATGTGTGGATCCATCACTACCCCGAACGACGCTATGTGTTTCCGCAGACCAGCTACCTGAATGTATTGAAATACAACGTAGGCTATTGGCGCAAGACCAGCACGGAATTCAACATCCCGTATTTCCCCAATGTGACGATGGGCTGGGATGCGTCGCCGCGGTGCGCGCAAACCGATGCATTCGAGCGCCGCACCTATCCCTTCATGGCCACCTTGCAGGGCAACACCCCGGCAAGTTTCCGGCGGGCGTTGCGCCTGGCGAAAAACCATGTCGATGCACAACGGCTGCCCGCCCGGCATTTCAGCATCAATGCCTGGAATGAGTGGACCGAGGGCAGCTACCTGGAACCGGACCGGCGGAACGGCTTTGCCTATCTGGAGGCGATCAGGGAAGTTTTCGGCGCAACCTAGACCATGGCCGTTACACCCACCAGCACGGCGACCCGCACGGAGACGCTTCCGTTTGGGCAAAGACTGGCCTACGCTTCCGGTAATTTCGCCAGCCTGACCACGGGCTATGGTATCAGCAGCCTGGCCAATTATGTCTTCAATATCGCGCTCGGGGTGAATCCCGCACTGGTAGGCTTGGCGCTGGCCTTGCCGCGACTGTTGGATCTTTTCACCGACCCACTGGCCGGCTACCTGTCTGACACCTAC
Proteins encoded in this region:
- a CDS encoding LacI family DNA-binding transcriptional regulator; this encodes MNIRDIARHAGLSKSAVSLALRDHPSIPGKTRAKIKALAKKLGYQPDPTVAKVMGAIARHDTSDVTAPIVVLSDWPTPKHWLNAGHGLRRFYRGLNDRAKELGYRLEEIWLRAPGMTPRRVEQILAARGTEGIVVLNYPEAPARLQLDLSPYACVVIGRALVQPRLYAVDHDHHQGLFECLTQVRQRGYKRPGLVLTNDANERTMHCWAAAYHFFLSEIPKKDRIPFLLLPGSTSQSLKRWIKAYRPDVILSADFTILKALEGVGLQVPKDVGLAVLFWREENHFVAGIDTQDEAQSGRAIDLLIEQMRRNQHGILHRPETILFDGTWKDGASLPLAPASARGQPVTGSLARGA
- a CDS encoding TonB-dependent receptor; this encodes MNSTPKHYLPLSRLLIILTAVALAPLARAQTDTTSTPSKKATQDDIITLTPFTVRGDSAADGYRVDSTTTGAKINTPLNELPITINVLNREFLTDMNVYKVQDATAYVAGVTNANRNENDTETYTIRGFQSSSPLRNGIAFNSITDISNIERVEVAKGPAAILYGVVEPGGVVNYTTKRPLANYAATIEETVGSYSLYRTDFDFNVPLNDSKTLLFRVPGAYSDKDTSQKYEKSKTFFINPVLTWKLTPKTLVTFDYSYKKETGNFARGGIIGALQPNANFPQAVSIFNVPGFGEEYGTSFPGGHLYNQHSYGEIRVEQIIDSHITLQGIFSQDQFHFDDVSAFLNTFRTPAAANVSLPTSATQLTSQFFPFDERYRTKSRYYEINALLRYDLGKVHTTTLLGVSGTRMVESEGAFYITPGPFPFTVDPSQPDAVRFAAMPADTSNFVKWFDYSLGATTPGFGRANLFVTEQIGALDNKLHLMGGIRRQSYADVNVTKTLPQIGGIYEVTHGLSFYATYSGTDKSNGLRASDQAVRPLETSKGYDFGFKLDLLDSKLTGSIAYFDIKKTNVKITNPGGFIDQTTGQILPGADNVLIAGEAEAKGVEVDLQARPVKGLQLGLGYAHTDAKDTKDTDPALQGSTFPGVVKDALVFFGKFRVEGGVLANLDVGAGMQYNFGTVHYDAITNPFYGIATHGNTKNIHVFAHYPIVWDKHRVTLGLAVNNLTDDRYFVRSLELSDARQVLFSAEVKF
- a CDS encoding glycoside hydrolase family 99-like domain-containing protein, which produces MSQKYEIGVYYFPGYHADQRVSDWHGPGWTEWKLLRAAKPRFKGHQQPKVPLWGYENESLPAAMKKKADMASRHGINHFIFDWYHYGGRPFLNGALDDGFLGIKGGPAIKFALMWANHDWLNIQPASLNGENPLLLSGLVGRKDFDRIAAHVIEKYFSSPHYWTIAGCPYFSIYDLPNLIKGLGGVARLKEALRSFRRRVERAGFPGLHLNLVHWQNTIVGSRNGLARPEETIHRLEFDSVSSYVWIHHYPERRYVFPQTSYLNVLKYNVGYWRKTSTEFNIPYFPNVTMGWDASPRCAQTDAFERRTYPFMATLQGNTPASFRRALRLAKNHVDAQRLPARHFSINAWNEWTEGSYLEPDRRNGFAYLEAIREVFGAT